The proteins below are encoded in one region of Silene latifolia isolate original U9 population chromosome 2, ASM4854445v1, whole genome shotgun sequence:
- the LOC141642139 gene encoding receptor like protein kinase S.2 yields MPLSKLCYILPTIDIAEDVGEPDSTTSPKEESCPRKDRRTCHDRLLSFIKNTLRRVYCGCDGPFIFTKGKNNVTRQLSFHDITGVEFTTKVDGKNQPRIFSYAELYIGSKGFNETELLGSGGFGRVYKAVLPSDGTEVAVKCVAENRETIEKTFAAELVAVAHLRHRNLVRLRGWCVHEDQLLLVYDYMPNRSLDRVLFKRVETPGSGLDYEQRRRIVIGLAAALFYLHEQLETQIIHRDVKSSNVMLDSSYNARLGDFGLARWVEHHDLESRIKAPSMRDYDDQFKLAETTRIGGTIGYLPPESFLKRYVATAKSDVFSFGIVVLEVVSGRRAVDLAYPDDKIILLDWVRRLADQGKFLEGADPRLPDGSYALYEMERLIHIGLLCTVHDPKSRPNMKWVLDALCGNVMGKLPALPSFKTHPLYISMSSSSDDTSSGKSTTITFTSHKTDDSTTSTIYITAVGKTIFVTADDGERSNSCSGKKPCLGSGSGSGSGSSSGKHFPVVETPREISFQEIISATDNFSDKYRVAELDFGTAYHGFLENRHHVLVKRLNMKTCPALRARFSTELQNLGRLRHRNLIQLRGWCTEQGEMLVVYDYLASRLLSHMLFHHQQHNNVLKWSHRYNIIRSLASAVLYLHEEWDEQVIHKNITSSSVVVDPDMNPRLTSFALAEFLTRNEHDHHVTPSTTDSVRGIFGYMAPEYMNSGEANTGADVYSFGVVVLEVITGQMAVDCRHPEVMLVKRVREFEGTLRCIEELADPNMDGQYDLKQFVRLVMLGLACTHSDPLLRPSMRQIASILDGNSLRLVESRKEGVEEWKQRNALSLSYIRRIQALGLQ; encoded by the coding sequence ATGCCTCTAAGCAAACTATGTTACATTCTTCCTACAATTGACATAGCCGAAGACGTCGGCGAACCCGACTCGACGACTTCTCCGAAGGAAGAGTCATGTCCAAGGAAGGACCGTCGCACCTGCCACGATCGACTCTTGTCCTTTATTAAAAACACGTTAAGGCGGGTCTATTGTGGGTGCGACGGTCCATTTATTTTTACCAAAGGTAAAAATAATGTTACTCGACAATTGTCATTTCATGATATAACCGGAGTCGAGTTTACTACCAAGGTGGACGGTAAAAATCAGCCGAGGATTTTTAGTTACGCCGAGCTTTACATCGGTAGTAAAGGGTTTAACGAGACGGAGCTTCTCGGGTCGGGCGGGTTTGGTCGGGTTTACAAGGCGGTTTTACCGAGTGACGGGACTGAAGTCGCGGTTAAGTGTGTGGCTGAAAACCGTGAGACTATTGAAAAGACTTTTGCCGCGGAGCTGGTTGCAGTGGCGCATTTGCGTCACCGCAACCTGGTTAGGCTCCGCGGGTGGTGTGTACATGAAGACCAGTTACTCCTTGTGTATGACTACATGCCGAACAGGAGTCTCGACCGGGTACTTTTCAAACGAGTCGAGACTCCTGGTTCGGGATTAGATTATGAACAGCGCCGCCGTATAGTCATAGGACTTGCGGCAGCGCTGTTTTATTTACATGAACAATTAGAGACACAAATAATTCACCGAGACGTGAAAAGTAGTAATGTTATGTTGGACTCGAGTTATAACGCTAGGCTTGGCGATTTCGGGTTAGCTCGTTGGGTCGAACATCACGATCTCGAGTCACGGATTAAAGCTCCGTCTATGAGAGACTACGACGATCAATTCAAGCTAGCTGAAACTACGAGAATTGGAGGTACAATTGGGTACTTACCTCCAGAAAGTTTTCTAAAACGGTACGTTGCAACGGCTAAATCCGATGTTTTTAGTTTCGGGATTGTTGTTTTAGAAGTTGTTTCGGGTAGACGAGCAGTCGATCTCGCTTACCCGGACGACAAGATTATATTACTTGATTGGGTCCGTCGACTGGCGGACCAAGGGAAGTTTCTAGAAGGTGCTGATCCAAGGCTTCCAGACGGGTCATATGCGCTATATGAAATGGAACGGTTGATTCATATTGGGCTTTTATGTACGGTCCATGACCCGAAATCTCGGCCCAATATGAAATGGGTCCTTGATGCTCTTTGTGGTAATgttatgggtaaacttcctgctCTTCCTTCTTTCAAGACTCATCCTTTGTACATTTCCATGTCATCTTCTTCTGATGATACTAGTTCCGGAAAGTCGACGACTATTACTTTTACTAGTCACAAGACGGATGACTCGACTACTTCTACAATCTACATTACCGCGGTTGGTAAGACCATATTTGTCACTGCAGACGATGGTGAACGTTCAAACTCGTGTTCAGGCAAAAAACCTTGTTTAGGTTCAGGTTCAGGCTCAGGTTCAGGTTCAAGCTCGGGAAAACATTTTCCCGTGGTTGAGACGCCAAGAGAAATATCATTCCAGGAGATTATATCAGCAACCGACAATTTCTCTGATAAGTATCGAGTAGCTGAGCTGGACTTTGGAACGGCATACCATGGATTCCTCGAAAACCGTCACCATGTCCTGGTGAAGAGATTAAACATGAAGACATGCCCGGCTCTGCGTGCCCGGTTCTCAACTGAGCTACAAAACCTTGGGAGACTACGTCACAGAAACCTGATACAGCTCAGAGGATGGTGCACTGAACAAGGAGAAATGCTCGTTGTTTACGACTATTTAGCAAGTCGTCTTTTAAGCCATATGCTCTTCCATCATCAACAACATAACAATGTCCTTAAATGGAGTCATCGGTATAATATAATAAGGTCGCTTGCATCAGCGGTTCTGTATTTACACGAGGAATGGGATGAACAGGTTATTCACAAGAACATTACCTCGTCTTCTGTAGTCGTCGACCCAGACATGAACCCAAGGCTAACCAGCTTCGCTCTAGCCGAGTTCCTAACCAGAAATGAGCATGACCACCATGTAACACCTAGCACCACAGACTCGGTTCGTGGGATTTTTGGGTATATGGCTCCAGAATACATGAATTCAGGAGAAGCCAACACAGGAGCCGATGTCTACAGCTTTGGAGTTGTTGTTCTAGAGGTCATAACCGGACAAATGGCCGTCGATTGTAGGCATCCTGAGGTGATGTTAGTCAAAAGGGTTCGCGAATTTGAGGGTACATTGAGGTGTATAGAAGAACTAGCTGACCCGAACATGGACGGACAGTATGACTTAAAACAGTTTGTTAGACTGGTAATGCTGGGACTGGCTTGTACACATTCTGACCCTTTGTTAAGACCAAGTATGAGACAGATTGCCAGCATTTTAGACGGAAACAGTTTGCGCCTTGTAGAAAGCCGTAAAGAAGGGGTAGAAGAATGGAAGCAAAGAAATGCTCTTTCTTTGTCATATATTCGAAGAATTCAGGCATTAGGACTTCAGTAG